A stretch of the Aegilops tauschii subsp. strangulata cultivar AL8/78 chromosome 4, Aet v6.0, whole genome shotgun sequence genome encodes the following:
- the LOC123493503 gene encoding uncharacterized protein, producing the protein MIHGPNRNRTHAPPMYIRVSVSINLETRGTVRVRARHTGTIPPLTPNSSLRFSIGDTHTTRRLADQPMAAPEASGSGSQAGAERRLRMMCSHGGCFAPCGPHGAARYVGGETRVLAVPRGVSFRELVARLEEMLASGGRKIVTALRYRLADDEEVLVSATCDEELAHLRDEYDRLQATRPSATFRVFFSGVQRPAASGRPPLHPGTLRRVQSDPCTAARVAGPAPPLMRRVQTAQDLARFQPCCYYDKPGRGPDQYAPPMRPLLSAMSKNSHGAIREGPELLLAKAAAAKARSRFGVYANWREEPAMADKNRIGVLSGSWSEIRV; encoded by the coding sequence ATGATTCATGGTCCGAATCGGAACCGCACTCACGCACCGCCTATGTACATACGCGTTAGCGTGTCCATAAATTTGGAGACGCGCGGCACGGTGCGTGTGCGTGCGCGGCATACGGGTACCATACCACCACTCACGCCGAACTCCTCTCTTCGCTTCTCGATCGGCGATACCCACACGACTCGCCGACTCGCCGACCAACCGATGGCGGCACCAGAAGCGTCCGGCAGTGGCTCCCAGGCGGGGGCCGAGCGGCGCCTGAGGATGATGTGCAGCCACGGCGGCTGCTTCGCGCCCTGCGGCCCGCACGGCGCGGCCCGGTACGTCGGAGGCGAGACCCGCGTCCTCGCCGTGCCGCGCGGGGTCTCCTTCCGCGAGCTGGTCGCGAGGCTCGAGGAGATGCTGGCCAGCGGCGGCCGCAAGATCGTGACAGCGCTCCGGTACCGCCTCGCCGACGACGAGGAAGTGCTCGTGTCCGCCACCTGCGACGAGGAGCTCGCCCACTTGCGCGACGAGTACGATCGCCTGCAGGCCACGCGGCCGTCGGCGACCTTCCGGGTGTTCTTCTCCGGCGTCCAGCGGCCCGCGGCGTCTGGGCGTCCCCCGCTGCACCCGGGGACGCTGCGGCGCGTGCAGAGCGACCCGTGCACGGCCGCGCGCGTCGCCGGTCCAGCGCCACCACTGATGCGGCGCGTGCAGACCGCGCAGGACCTCGCCCGCTTCCAGCCGTGCTGCTACTACGACAAGCCCGGCCGTGGCCCCGATCAGTACGCGCCGCCGATGCGCCCACTGCTCTCCGCCATGTCCAAGAACTCGCACGGTGCGATCCGAGAAGGCCCGGAGCTGCTGTTGGCCAAGGCAGCGGCCGCGAAGGCGAGAAGCAGATTTGGAGTATATGCTAATTGGAGAGAAGAACCGGCTATGGCAGATAAGAACCGGATCGGAGTGCTTTCTGGGAGCTGGAGTGAAATTAGGGTTTAG